From one Melospiza melodia melodia isolate bMelMel2 chromosome 6, bMelMel2.pri, whole genome shotgun sequence genomic stretch:
- the LOC134420110 gene encoding cytochrome c oxidase assembly factor 8 isoform X1, with product MAAARVLRAGGCYRRHPLASASSSASSGSGRAAERGERPDSVGLGFRPPPHSHSDWIGPPDKHSNLRPVIFYVPPEESALERRLREARQEAQASNQRFWARHNRAFRQEKEEFIYSRLKAKGLEMRDESGQKATLSAEEMADFYKDFLSKNLKKHLQYNRDWYKHNFRITFLMGQVALMRALRWLRRRKKNVEQ from the exons ATGGCGGCCGCCCGGGTGCTGCGGGCCGGTGGCTGTTACCGCCGCCACCCCCTCGCCTCCGCgtcctcctccgcctcctccggcagcggccgcgcggCGGAGCGCGGGGAGCGGCCGGACAGCGTG GGCCTGGGTTTCCGTCCCCCTCCACACTCGCACAGTGACTGGATCGGGCCCCCGGACAAGCACTCCAACCTGCGCCCTGTCATCTTCTACGTGCCCCCCGAGGAGTCGGCGCTGGAGCGGCGCCTGCGGGAGGCGCGCCAGGAGGCGCAGGCCAGCAACCAGCGCTTCTGGGCACGGCACAACCGCGCCTTCCGCCAG GAAAAAGAAGAATTTATTTATTCAAGACTGAAAGCCAAGGGTCTGGAAATGAGAGATGAATCAG GTCAAAAAGCAACACTGAGTGCAGAAGAAATGGCTGACTTTTACAAGGACTTTCtaagtaaaaatttaaaaaagcattTGCAGTATAACAG AGATTGGTATAAACATAACTTTAGGATCACATTCCTCATGGGACAAGTTGCACTGATGAGAGCTCTGAGGTGGCTTCGTCGGAGAAAGAAAAATGTAGAACAGTAA
- the LOC134420110 gene encoding cytochrome c oxidase assembly factor 8 isoform X2 produces the protein MAAARVLRAGGCYRRHPLASASSSASSGSGRAAERGERPDSVGLGFRPPPHSHSDWIGPPDKHSNLRPVIFYVPPEESALERRLREARQEAQASNQRFWARHNRAFRQEKEEFIYSRLKAKGLEMRDESGQKATLSAEEMADFYKDFLSKNLKKHLQYNSV, from the exons ATGGCGGCCGCCCGGGTGCTGCGGGCCGGTGGCTGTTACCGCCGCCACCCCCTCGCCTCCGCgtcctcctccgcctcctccggcagcggccgcgcggCGGAGCGCGGGGAGCGGCCGGACAGCGTG GGCCTGGGTTTCCGTCCCCCTCCACACTCGCACAGTGACTGGATCGGGCCCCCGGACAAGCACTCCAACCTGCGCCCTGTCATCTTCTACGTGCCCCCCGAGGAGTCGGCGCTGGAGCGGCGCCTGCGGGAGGCGCGCCAGGAGGCGCAGGCCAGCAACCAGCGCTTCTGGGCACGGCACAACCGCGCCTTCCGCCAG GAAAAAGAAGAATTTATTTATTCAAGACTGAAAGCCAAGGGTCTGGAAATGAGAGATGAATCAG GTCAAAAAGCAACACTGAGTGCAGAAGAAATGGCTGACTTTTACAAGGACTTTCtaagtaaaaatttaaaaaagcattTGCAGTATAACAG TGTCTAG